cctttctgttatcgtcagacagagagaggagtctgtgccacctttctgttatcgtcagacagagagaggagtctgtgccacctttctgttatcgtcagacagagagaggagtctgtgccacctttctgttatcgtcagacagagagaggagtctgtgccACCTTTCTGTTATCGTCAGACAGAGAGGAGTCTGTGCCACCTTTCTGTTatcgtcagacagagagaggagtctgtgccACCTTTCTGTTATCTCTCACCCGTGCCACCTTTCTGTTatcatcagacagagagaggagtctgtgccacctttctgttatcgtcagacagagagaggagtctgtgccacctttctgttatcgtcagacagagagaggagtctgtgccacctttctgttatcgtcagacagagagaggagtctgtgccACCTTTCTGTTATCGTCAGACAGAGAGGAGTCTGTGCCACCTTTCTGTTATCGTCAGACAGAGAGGAGTCTGTGCCACCTTTCTGTTatcgtcagacagagagaggagtctgtgccacctttctgttatcgtcagacagagagaggagtctgtgccacctttctgttatcgtcagacagagagaggagtctgtgccacctttctgttatcgtcagacagagagaggagtctgtgccacctttctgttatcgtcagacagagagaggagtctgtgccACCTTTCTGTTATCGTCAGACAGAGAGGAGTCTGTGCCACCTTTCTGTTatcgtcagacagagagaggagtctgtgccACCTTTCTGTTATCGTCAGACAGAGAGGAGTCTGTGCCACCTTTCTGTTatcgtcagacagagagaggagtctgtgccacctttctgttatcgtcagacagagagaggagtctgtgccacctttctgttatcgtcagacagagagaggagtctgtgccACCTTTCTGTTATCGTCAGACAGAGAGGAGTCTGTGCCACCTTTCTGTTatcgtcagacagagagaggagtctgtgccacctttctgttatcgtcagacagagagaggagtctgtgccacctttctgttatcgtcagacagagagaggagtctgtgccacctttctgttatcgtcagacagagagaggagtctgtgccacctttctgttatcgtcagacagagagaggagtctgtgccacctttctgttattgtcagacagagagaggagtctgtgccacctttctgttatcatcagacagagagaggagtctgtgccacctttctgttattgtcagacagagagaggagtctgtgccacctttctgttatcatcagacagagagaggagtctgtgccacctttctgttatcgtcagacagagagaggagtctgtgccacctttctgttatcgtcagacagagagaggagtctgtgccacctttctgttattgtcagacagagagaggagtctgtgccacctttctgttattgtcagacagagagaggagtctgtgccacctttctgttatcgtcagacagagagaggagtctgtgccacctttctgttatcgtcagacagagagaggagtctgtgtGCTGTGTTTGTTTGGGCAGTGTGAGCTCACAGCACAGGCATCTGATGGGAGGAAACCAATTTAAATAATTCAATACTTATAACACTGATAGGCCTATTCCTTCATTTACTTTCCTAGGTTCTTACTTGCTTTTCCTTTGTTTTATCTTTGTAAATTAGGATTATCTGATGTCTTTATGATGAACACTTGACTGTAGAGATAAAATAGGCTATTTATTACAGATCGACTTTCATAAAGTTAAATCatatctgatagtatttctgggACCGACCTTTGatgtgagagaaagagataaaTAGTATACATTTATGAAGTCTACTCTTCATTGACAAAACAAAATAGATAACGCGGCATTTCGTGACGTTCATTGCACTGTTTGTCCCTCGGTGCTCTCCGTTCCGAACCGCAGGTGGACTGTTTTCAAAATGGCCGCGTCCACGAACGAAAGTAAAGCAGCGTCTCTCTCCAAAGCCGAGTATCTGAAACGTTATTTATCTGCAGATGGAGACGCCAAGAAGTCAAGGGAGAAGAAGGCTAAAAAGAGATGCATTAAAGCTACAGGAAAGGGGTGAGTAGGGGTGAAAACACCGGGGGAATATGGAGTTAAAGAGTCCGgcagatagctaacgttagcctgcTAGCCCTACCACACTGTgataacgttagctggctagctagttagcataacAAACTGTTAACTGGTCGTTGTTTCGCTGTAGTTTCTGACCTCTCTGTTGGCGAACTCCagtagctagttaactagctggctagcataTACGTGTTAACTTGTTATTTGGCAGTAGTTTCTAACCCCTCTGTTACTCGCTCTGAGCAGGATGAAGATAGTAGATGACGACGTGGATTGGAAACAGCTGACCGGCGAGGAGAAGGAGaacgaagaggaggaagaggaggaggcgcCAGTGGTAAATAATGCTACAACACGCTAACTGGCTAAGTAGCTACATAACTAGCTGACTTTACCGTCACTTTCAGTTGGGGTGACCTTTACCAAAAACATCACTTTAGAGTGGCTAGCTAGTGCTCTGATCTACTCACCTGTCTCGCTCGCTCTGtattgtgtggctgtgtgtgtcagGTTGCTGAGGTGATAGACGAGCGTCCAGATGAGATCAAACGCCTGGAAGCCTTCAGGACCAGCAACAAATGGAGAGTGATGGGAGGTGAGACAGACAGCAGCGGAGGGGTGTGTGCGTTCAGGTGTTGTCAGCTGCATGGTGTGTGTGCTAATATTGATTCTCTGCTCAGCTGATGAAGAAGTCccagaggaggaggaacagagagtTCGACACGATTCACCAGAGCCCCTGTCGTTCAAAAAGACGCAACGTGATTCGCCAGAGCCCCTGTCACTCAGAAAGCAGCGTCATGATTCGCCGGACGTCTCTCCGCCAAGGAGGATTGGTCAGGAATCCCCCGATGCGTCTCTTCGAAGACTGAAGCCTAGcgttcctccctcctcctcatcccaaCCCCCCCACAGGACACACAGCAGTGGTGAgacctgacccctaacctctgaccctgaAATCggtgttcttattggacaagttcagaggtgtattttattttatttgacctttatttaaccaggtaagccagttgagaacaagttctcatttacaactgcgacctggccaagataaagcaaagcagtgcgataaaaacaacaacacagagttacatatggggtaaacaaaacaaagtcaaaaatacaacagaaaatatatatacagtgtgtgcaaatgtaagttatggaggtaaggcaataaataggccatagtgcaaaataattacaatttagtattaacactggagtgatagatgtgcagaagatgatgtgcaaatagagctactggggtgcaaaatagcaaaataaataacaatatggggatgaggtagttgggtgggctaatttcagatgggctgtgtacaggtgcagtgatcggtaagctgctctgacaactgatgcttaaagttagtgagagagataagagtctccagcttcagagatttttgcagttcgttcacTTGGAACCAAACTGAAGCGAAACGAAactgggagggacctacctgaatttgtccaatagaaacacattttagctgaatttttttttctccgtttggagtaaacggtttctgttgcaaaaagttttgctacagtgtgcgaCTATTGAATACAGTCCAGGTTTCCATCCATTCCCCAAAAAAAACTCTATaaccctggggtgtattcatttagTAGCAAACAgttttgcaacggaaaccgtttactccaaaTGGAAATTGTTTTCTGATGAAACAAGTTcctattggacaaattctggtgagtccctccccgtttcattCTGTTTGGTTCTTTTGGTTCCTAATCAATACATCCCTACTCTACAGGGTGGGCTGTAGTTATTTGATGAAGCTCCTGGTGTTAAGTTCTGAagtcattttatttttttattttttttcagatTCGTCTCCGTCCAGGAAAAAAGCCAAGTCTTCGTCGTCTGCTCGTATTGGCCAGCGCTCTCCAGGGTCTGACCAATCCCCACCCAGGAGGCGGGCTCAGAACGGGCCCGGCTCAGACTCAGATCAATCACCTCCAAGAAAAAGGCCACAAATGGGAGGGGCCTCTGATTCTGACCAATCACCACCCAGGAGAAGGCGACGGGGAGGGCAGAACTCTGATTCTGACCAATCGCCGCCCAGGAGGCAACCCCAAGGTGGGAGGGGCTCAGACGCTGACCTCTCCCCCCCTCGCAGGCCTGACCAATCACAGGTGAGCATGGGGAGCTGAAGGGGCGGGGCACAGAGATTCAAGAATTGGGCTGCGTTCAGTTGACAAACGTTGtggaatgttgcagatagaaatgtcatgaATAGAGCCAACGTGAAAgccttattctacatgtcagagaggcatgtttgttctacatagcatatttATTTCTGAACATTTAGAAACATTGAATCCTGCTGAACACGCCCCTGTAGCTAGGTAGAGAAGTTTAGTGGAAGCTTGACTTATTCTAAcctctgtgtgtgttagtctcGGAGCATGCTGACAGGGGCCGCAGCAGGACTGGTATCAGTGGAGGTTCTAAGAAGAGAACAGCAGGAGAACCGACGCAGAGACAAGATCAACGAGCCGCTAGAAGGTGCaacacaccctccctcctcctttcctttAGGAATGCCCCCTCCATGTCCTTTCCTTTAGGAATGCCCCCTCCATGTCCTTTCCTTTAGGAATGCCCCCTCCATGTCCTTTCCTTTAGGAATGCCCCCTCCATGTCCTTTCCTTTAGGAATGCCCCCTCCATGTCCTTTCCTTTAGGAATGCCCCCTCCATGTCCTTTCCTTTAGGAATGCCCCCTCCATGTCCTTTCCTTTAGGAATGCTCCCTCCATGTCCTTTCCTTTAGGAATGCCCCCTCCATGTCCTTTCCTTTAGGAATGCCCCCTCCATGTCCTTTCCTTTAGGAATGCCCTCTCCATGTCCTTTCCTTTAGGAATGCCCCCTCCATGTCCTTTCCTTTAGGAATGCCCCCTCCATGTCCTTTCCTTTAGGAATGCCCCCTCCATGTCCTTTCCTTTAGGAATGCCCCCTCCATGTCCTTTCCTTTAGGAATGCCCCCTCCATGTCCTTTCCTTTAGGAATGCCCCCTCCATGTCCTTTCCTTTAGGAATGCCCCCTCCATGTCCTTTCCTTTAGGAATGCCCCCTCCATGTCCTTTCCTTTAGGAATGCCCCCTCCATGTCCTTTCCTTTAGGAATGCCCCCTCCATGTCCTTTCCTTTAGGAATGCCCCCTCCATGTCCTTTCCTTTAGGAATGCCCCCTCCATGTCCTTTCCTTTAGGAATGCCCCCTCCATGTCCTTTCCTTTAGGAATGCCCCCTCCATGTCCTTTCCTTTAGGAATGCCCCCTCCATGTCCTTTCCTTTAGGAATGCTCCCTCCATGTCCTTTCCTTTAGGAATGCCCCCTCCATGTCCTTTCCTTTAGGAATGCCCCCTCCATGTCCTTTCCTTTAGGAATGCCCCCTCCATGTCCTTTCCTTTAGGAATGCTCCCTCTATGCTACTAGAATGAAGGGCTGTTAGGCACAACCCAACACCATGTACCACAAACCCCTTGAGGTGCATTATTGCTGTTATAAActagttaccaacgtaattaggacagtaaacaagtcattttgcggtatattgtctgatataccacagacttcagccaatcagcattcagggttctAACTatccagtttataatactgtatatagtagtgatgggggaaaaatccatacagttacatatcgtGATATTATTTTTGGACGACATTATATCAATGTTTGACTCCCAAGTATCGATatgtatacacacactcactaggtattgttagctagcgctagtctgATGTACCTGCACCACTCACTAGGTAgtgttagctagcgctagtctgATGTACCTGCACCACTCACTAGGTAgtgttagctagcgctagtctgATGTACCTGCTCCACTCACTAGGTAgtgttagctagcgctagtctgATGTACCTGCTCCACTCACtaggtaatgttagctagcgctagtctgATGTACCTGCTCCACTCACTAGGTAgtgttagctagcgctagtctgATGTACCTGCACCACTCACTAGGTAgtgttagctagcgctagtctgATGTACCTGCTCCACTCACTAGGTAgtgttagctagcgctagtctgATGTACCTGCTCCACTCACtaggtaatgttagctagcgctagtctgATGTACCTGCTGCACTCACTAGGTAgtgttagctagcgctagtctgATGTACCTGCTCCACTCACtaggtaatgttagctagcgctagtctgATGTACCTGCTCCACTCACtaggtaatgttagctagcgctagtctgATGTACCTGCTCCACTCACTAGGTAgtgttagctagcgctagtctgATGTACCTGCTCCACTCACtaggtaatgttagctagcgctagtctgATGTACCTGCTCCACTCACtaggtaatgttagctagcgctagtctgATGTACCTGCACCACTCACTAGATGTAATACTAAATGGTAtatctgttctgtctctctcctccagatgCGTCTCGTAATGCGGAGACGGTGTTCAGAGATAAGAGTGGGAAACGGAGAGATATCGAGACCGAgcgagaggagcagaggaggaaGGCAGGAGAGAAAGCAGAGAAAGACCTGAAATATGCCCAGTGGGGGAAAGGGTGAGAGACACTGTGGATGGcatttctctctgtgtgtatgtgtatagtatgagtgtatatatagatagatagatacagtgggggaaagggTGAGAGACACTGTGGATGGcatttctctctgtgtgtatgtgtatagtatgagtgtatatatagatagatagatacagtgggggaaagggTGAGAGACACTGTGGATGGcatttctctctgtgtgtatgtgtatagtatgagtgtatatatagatagatagatacagtgggggaaagggTGAGAGACACTGTGGATGGcatttctctctgtgtgtatgtgtatagtatgagtgtatatatagatagatagatacagtgggggaaagggTGAGAGacactgtggatatatatacagtgggggggaaaagtatttagtcagccaccaattgtgtaagttctcccacttaaaaagatgagagaggcctgtaattttcatcataggtacacgtcaactatgacagacaaaatgaggggaaaaaatccagaaaatcacattgtaggacttttaatgaatttatttgcaaattatggtggaaaataagtatttggtcaataacaaaagtttctcaatactttgttatataccctttgttggcaatgacacaggtcaaacgttttctgtaagtcttcacaaggttttcacacactgttgctggtattttggcccattcctccatgcagatctcctagagcagtgatgttttggggctgtcgctgggcaacacggactttcaactccctccaaagattttctattgggttgagatctggagactggctaggccactccaggaccttgaaatgcttcttacgaagccactccttcgttgcccgggcggtgtgtttgggatcattgtcatgccgaaagacccagccacgtttcatcttcaatgcccttgctgatggaaggaagttttcactcaaaatctcacgatacatggccccattcattctttcctttacacggatcagtcgtccctggtccctttgcagaaaaaacagccccaaagcatgatgtttccacccccatgcttcacagtaggtatggtgttctttggatgcaactcagcattctttgtcctccaaacacgacgagttgagtttttaccaaaaagttctattttggtttcatctgaccatatgacattctcccaatcctcttctggatcatccaaatgcactctagcaaacttcagacgggcctggacatgtactggcttaagcaggggacacgtcttgcactgcaggatttgagtccctggcggcgtagtgtgttactgatggtaggctttgttactttggtcccagctctctgcaggtcattcactaggtccccccgtgtggttctgggatttttgctcaccgttcttgtgatcattttgaccccactgggtgagatcttgcgtggagccccagatcgagggagattatcagtggtcttgtatgtcttccatttcctaataattgctcccacagttgatttcttcaaaccaagctgcttatctattgaagattgagtggcgcagtggtctaaggcactgcatcgcagtgctaactgtgccactagagatcctggttcgaatccaggctctgtcgcagccggccgcgaccgggagactcatgggcggcgcacaattggcccagtgtcgtccagggtaggggagggaatggccggcagggacgtagctcagttgatagagcatggcgtttgcaacgccagggttgtgggtttgattcactaactgtaagtcgctctggataagagcgtctgctaaatgactaaaatgtaaatgtaaatgtacaattttgtttctggtgtcctttgacagctctttggtcttggccatagtggagtttggagtgtgactgtttgaggttgtggacaggtgtcttttatactgataacaagttcaaacaggtgccattaatacaggtaacgagtggaggacagaggagcctcttaaagaataagttacaggtctgtgagagccagaaatcttgcttgtttgtaggtgaccaaatacttattttccaccataatttgcaaataaattcataaaaaatcctacaatgtgattttctggggggaaaaatctcaatttgtctgtcatagttgacgtgtacctatgatgaaaattacaggcctctcttatctttttaagtgggagaacttgcacaattggtggctgactaaatactttttttccccactgtagatagatatgtaaactcagcaaaaaaagaaacatcctctcactgtcaactgcatttattttcagcaaactgaacatgtgtaaatatttgtatgaacataagattcaacaactgagacattaactgaacaagttccacagacatgtgactaacagaaattgaataatgtgtccctgaacaaagggggggtcaaaatcaaaagtaacagtcagtatctggtgtggccaccagctgcattaagtactgcagtgcatcttctcctcatggactgcaccagatttgccagttcttgctgtgagatgttaccccactcttccaccaaggcacctgcaagttcccggacatttctgggggggaatggccctagccctcaccctccgatccaacgggtcccagacgtgctcaatgggattgagatccgggctcttcgctggccatggcagaacactgacattcctgtcttgcaggaaatcacgcacagaacgagcagtatggctggtggcattgtcatgctggagggtcatgtcaggatgagcctgcaggaagggtaccacatgagggaggaggatgtcttccctgtaacgcacagcgttgagattgcctgcaatgacaacaagctcagtccgatgat
The nucleotide sequence above comes from Coregonus clupeaformis isolate EN_2021a unplaced genomic scaffold, ASM2061545v1 scaf0117, whole genome shotgun sequence. Encoded proteins:
- the bud13 gene encoding BUD13 homolog, with the protein product MAASTNESKAASLSKAEYLKRYLSADGDAKKSREKKAKKRCIKATGKGMKIVDDDVDWKQLTGEEKENEEEEEEEAPVVAEVIDERPDEIKRLEAFRTSNKWRVMGADEEVPEEEEQRVRHDSPEPLSFKKTQRDSPEPLSLRKQRHDSPDVSPPRRIGQESPDASLRRLKPSVPPSSSSQPPHRTHSSDSSPSRKKAKSSSSARIGQRSPGSDQSPPRRRAQNGPGSDSDQSPPRKRPQMGGASDSDQSPPRRRRRGGQNSDSDQSPPRRQPQGGRGSDADLSPPRRPDQSQSRSMLTGAAAGLVSVEVLRREQQENRRRDKINEPLEDASRNAETVFRDKSGKRRDIETEREEQRRKAGEKAEKDLKYAQWGKGVAQGQMQQQNVEDALRESQKPLARSCDDQDLDRMLREKEREGDPMLAMMRRKKDRDNKLRGVKEKPRYKGPAPPPNRFNIPPGYRWDGVDRSNGFEQKRYTRMSDKKAVQEMAYKWSVEDM